The following proteins come from a genomic window of Nicotiana tomentosiformis chromosome 12, ASM39032v3, whole genome shotgun sequence:
- the LOC104116760 gene encoding inactive poly [ADP-ribose] polymerase RCD1, which yields METKYGKVLDRSQNIVVDLKRKRVARCETHLSGATHMIFPVRSSLNSSIRPLGKRRKLNGSNSTCGGCAFHPRESLRRYYLNFRKSGLPQRLMYYQKGQWTDFPENIVTMAKKNLRIKKSVTEVEFNGKKFVLDFFHMLRLDLKSGLQQPIAWIDEAGNCFFPELFANCDELHECCHSEHKDSIEVDSETEGSNDLEMQLEIEINGADMSSLKESSGESNAIVKQVNLCHKPAAKNCTAEVGVNCVRVSDTKSKDDSAENHQLVEYAAGCKWEYLDPDVVGEIFLKGINSPSGAKIFELHRVSSTFMEVRRELFQKQVEITKKQRGGASLSCAWLPSSKGMITSIMKYGLANYDLSKSKSRYGVGVHLFPANCTEISAKYCDYDENGVQHMILCRVIMGNMELVYPGSKQFHPSSEDFDNGVDNLENPKCYVVWTMNMNTHIFPEYVVSFKLSPDAEGYLVGNESPIDVSAVSTCCNQVPADTLPTDLGTDGYQNSLGLASKKAARMPKSPWMPFPMLFAAISRKVPQEDMNLVSSNYELFKDKKISRDEFVRKLRLIVGDTLLRSTITSLQCKVPPKSMELVPVKQEQESVCLE from the exons ATGGAAACAAAATACGGAAAGGTATTGGATAGGAGCCAAAACATTGTTGTTGACTTGAAGAGAAAACGGGTGGCTCGATGCGAGACCCATCTCTCCGGGGCTACCCACATGATATTTCCAGTCCGATCCTCGCTGAACTCATCCATCCGCCCTCTTGGAAAGCGGAGGAAGCTTAATGGATCAAACAGCACGTGTGGTGGTTGTGCGTTTCACCCAAGAGAATCTTTGCGTAGATATTATCTCAATTTCAGGAAAAGTGGGCTTCCACAACGTTTGATGTACTATCAGAAGGGTCAGTGGACTGATTTCCCTGAGAACATTGTTACAATGGCTAAGAAAAATCTCCGGATAAAGAAATCAGTGACAGAGGTGGAGTTCAATGGTAAAAAATTTGTGCTTGATTTCTTCCATATGTTGCGGTTGGACCTGAAGTCAGGTCTGCAACAACCTATTGCATGGATTGATGAAGCAGGCAATTGCTTTTTCCcggaattatttgctaattgtgaTGAACTGCATGAGTGTTGTCACAGTGAACACAAGGACTCCATAGAGGTAGATTCTGAGACAGAGGGATCCAATGATCTGGAGATGCAGCTGGAGATTGAAATTAATGGAGCGGATATGTCAAGTTTGAAGGAATCTAGTGGAGAGTCCAATGCTATTGTTAAGCAAGTTAACTTATGTCACAAACCTGCAGCAAAAAATTGCACTGCAGAAGTTGGTGTTAATTGTGTCAGAGTCTCAGATACGAAATCCAAGGATGACTCCGCGGAAAATCATCAATTGGTGGAATATGCTGCGGGCTGCAAGTGGGAATATCTGGACCCAGATGTTGTGGGTGAGATATTTCTCAAGGGTATCAATTCACCTTCTGGTGCAAAGATATTTGAATTACATCGTGTTTCAAGTACTTTCATGGAAGTTCGAAGGGAACTCTTTCAAAAGCAGGTGGAAATTACGAAGAAGCAGCGTGGGGGTGCCAGTCTTAGTTGTGCTTGGCTTCCTTCTTCTAAAGGAATGATTACGAGTATTATGAAATATGGGCTTGCTAATTATGATCTATCCAAATCCAAGTCCAGATATGGCGTTGGTGTTCATCTTTTCCCTGCTAACTGTACTGAGATCAG TGCAAAGTATTGTGATTATGACGAAAATGGTGTACAACACATGATATTGTGCCGTGTAATAATGGGAAACATGGAATTGGTTTATCCTGGATCTAAGCAGTTCCATCCCAGTAGTGAGGATTTCGATAATGGCGTTGATAATCTTGAAAATCCGAAGTGTTATGTGGTCTGGACTATGAATATGAATACTCATATCTTTCCAGAATATGTTGTCAGTTTCAAGTTGTCTCCTGATGCTGAAG GATATCTTGTTGGAAACGAGAGCCCAATTGATGTCTCTGCTGTCAGTACTTGTTGTAATCAGGTACCGGCAGATACACTTCCTACTGACTTG GGAACTGACGGCTATCAGAATTCACTGGGGTTGGCCTCGAAAAAGGCTGCAAGAATGCCAAAGTCCCCTTGGATGCCATTCCCCATGTTGTTTGCAGCAATTTCGAGGAAAGTGCCTCAAGAGGACATGAACCTCGTTAGTAGCAATTATGAGTTATTCAAG GACAAGAAGATAAGTCGGGATGAATTTGTCAGAAAGTTGAGGTTGATCGTAGGGGATACTTTGTTAAGGTCCACAATAACGAGTCTTCAGTGCAAG GTGCCACCTAAATCAATGGAATTGGTCCCCGTAAAGCAAGAGCAGGAGAGTGTCTGCCTGGAGTGA